One genomic segment of Pseudomonas sp. p1(2021b) includes these proteins:
- a CDS encoding TIGR00645 family protein gives MERFLENAMYASRWLLAPIYFGLSLGLLALALKFFQEVVHVLPNVFSLSEADLILVILSLIDMSLVGGLLVMVMISGYENFVSQLDIDDSKEKLNWLGKMDSSSLKMKVAASIVAISSIHLLRVFMDAQNISTDYLMWYVIIHMTFVISAFVMGYLDKVTKH, from the coding sequence ATGGAACGTTTCCTCGAAAACGCGATGTATGCCTCGCGCTGGCTGCTCGCCCCGATCTACTTCGGCCTGTCCCTGGGCCTGTTGGCCCTGGCGCTGAAATTCTTCCAGGAAGTCGTCCACGTCCTGCCCAACGTGTTCTCCCTGAGCGAAGCCGACCTGATCCTGGTGATCCTCTCGCTGATCGATATGTCGCTGGTCGGCGGTTTGCTGGTCATGGTGATGATCTCTGGCTACGAAAACTTCGTCTCGCAGCTGGACATCGACGACAGCAAGGAGAAGCTCAACTGGCTGGGCAAGATGGACTCTTCCTCGTTGAAGATGAAGGTCGCCGCATCGATCGTGGCGATCTCCTCCATCCACCTGCTGCGGGTGTTCATGGATGCCCAGAACATCTCTACCGACTACCTGATGTGGTACGTGATCATCCACATGACGTTCGTCATCTCGGCCTTCGTCATGGGCTACCTGGATAAAGTCACCAAGCACTGA
- a CDS encoding FKBP-type peptidyl-prolyl cis-trans isomerase, with protein sequence MSELNLTTDESRVSYGIGRQLGGQLRDNPPPGVSLDAILAGLTDAFNGADSRVSEADLSASFKVIREVMQAEAAAKAEAAAAAGKAFLVENAKREGITTLASGLQYEVLTAGEGAKPSREDNVRTHYHGTLIDGTVFDSSYERGQPAEFPVGGVIAGWTEALQLMNAGSKWRLYVPSELAYGAQGVGSIPPHSVLVFDVELLDVL encoded by the coding sequence ATGTCCGAACTCAACCTGACCACCGACGAATCGCGCGTCAGCTACGGCATCGGCCGTCAGCTGGGCGGCCAGCTGCGCGACAACCCACCACCAGGCGTGAGCCTGGACGCCATTCTGGCCGGCCTGACCGACGCCTTCAACGGCGCCGACAGCCGCGTCAGCGAGGCCGACCTGTCGGCCAGCTTCAAGGTCATCCGTGAAGTGATGCAGGCCGAAGCCGCTGCCAAGGCCGAAGCCGCCGCTGCTGCCGGCAAGGCCTTCCTGGTCGAGAACGCCAAGCGTGAAGGCATCACCACCCTGGCCTCGGGCCTGCAGTACGAAGTCCTGACCGCAGGCGAAGGCGCCAAGCCGAGCCGTGAAGACAACGTGCGTACCCATTACCACGGCACCCTGATCGACGGCACCGTGTTCGACAGCTCCTACGAGCGTGGCCAACCGGCTGAATTCCCGGTCGGTGGCGTGATCGCTGGCTGGACCGAAGCCCTGCAGCTGATGAACGCCGGCAGCAAGTGGCGCCTGTACGTACCGAGCGAACTGGCCTACGGTGCCCAGGGCGTCGGTAGCATCCCGCCGCACAGCGTGCTGGTGTTCGACGTCGAGTTGCTCGACGTTCTGTAA
- a CDS encoding DUF3015 domain-containing protein, which produces MKRILLGTLFAAVSINAMAEAPGGPNCGWGNMLFEGQRGTPAHFLASTTNGTSGNATFGMTSGTNGCSTKASLTYGGKSWFAMNGMMNELSEDMAQGQGEALTTYAVVLGVAPEDRAHFAAVTHQHFSEIFNSADVTAETVHSNTLAVLKSDPRLAKYATEA; this is translated from the coding sequence ATGAAACGGATTCTTCTGGGTACTCTGTTCGCCGCTGTCTCGATCAACGCCATGGCCGAAGCGCCAGGTGGTCCGAACTGCGGCTGGGGCAACATGCTCTTCGAGGGCCAGCGCGGCACACCGGCCCACTTCCTGGCCTCCACCACCAACGGCACCTCCGGCAACGCGACGTTCGGCATGACCTCGGGCACCAACGGCTGCTCGACCAAGGCCTCCCTGACCTATGGCGGCAAATCCTGGTTCGCCATGAACGGGATGATGAACGAACTCTCCGAAGACATGGCCCAGGGCCAGGGCGAAGCCCTGACCACCTACGCCGTGGTCCTCGGCGTGGCACCTGAAGACCGCGCGCACTTCGCCGCCGTCACCCACCAGCACTTCAGCGAAATCTTCAACAGCGCCGATGTCACTGCCGAAACCGTCCACAGCAACACCCTGGCTGTGCTCAAGAGCGACCCACGCCTGGCCAAGTACGCCACCGAGGCCTGA
- a CDS encoding Lon protease family protein yields the protein MPDPVASRLRLAPEALTRRFSAEQFAFATTDDLEPFRGVLGQERAVEALQFGVAMPRPGYNVYVMGEPGTGRFSFVKRYLKAEGKRQQTPADWVYVNNFDETREPRALELPAGSASEFIADMNGLIDNLLSTFPAVFEHPSYQQKKGAIDRAFNQRYDRALDVIERASLEKDVALYRDASNVAFTPMSEGKALDEAEFAQLPEEVRERFHEDIAELEERLNEELASLPQWKRESNNQLRQLNEETITLALQPLLAPLSEKYAENAAVCAYLQSMQLNLLRTVVEQLVDDSKPDAVARKMLEEQYAPSLVVGHHASGGAPMVFEPHPTYDNLFGRIEYSTDQGALYTSYRQLRPGALHRANGGFLILEAEKMLGEPFVWDALKRALQSRKLKMESPLGELGRVATVTLTPQMIPLNVKLVIIGSRQLYYALQDHDPDFQEMFRVLVDFDEDMPLVDENLEQFAQLLRTRTNEEGMAPLTGDAVARLATYSARLAENQSRLSARIGDLFQLVSEADFIRQLANEEMTDAGHIERALKAKATRTGRVSQRVLDDMLAGIILIDTEGAAIGKCNGLTVLEVGDSAFGMPARISATVYPGGSGIVDIEREVNLGQPIHSKGVMILTGYLGSRYAQEFPLAISASIALEQSYGYVDGDSASLGEVCTLISALSRTPLKQCFAITGSINQFGEVQAVGGVNEKIEGFFRLCEARGLTGEQGVIIPRANVATLMLDERVLQAVEAGRFHVYAVSQADEALSLLVGEEAGAPDEKGQFPEGSVNARVVERLRVIAEMISEEDVKEAEKERLEEVVAQANPA from the coding sequence ATGCCCGATCCTGTCGCCTCGCGCCTGCGTCTCGCGCCCGAAGCCCTGACCCGGCGTTTCTCCGCTGAACAGTTTGCCTTTGCCACCACCGACGATCTGGAGCCGTTTCGAGGCGTCCTGGGCCAGGAGCGAGCCGTCGAGGCTCTGCAATTCGGCGTGGCCATGCCGCGCCCCGGCTACAACGTGTATGTAATGGGCGAGCCCGGCACCGGCCGCTTCTCGTTCGTCAAGCGCTACCTCAAGGCCGAGGGCAAGCGCCAGCAGACCCCCGCCGACTGGGTCTACGTCAACAATTTCGACGAAACCCGCGAGCCCCGGGCCCTGGAACTGCCGGCCGGCAGCGCCAGCGAATTCATCGCCGACATGAACGGCCTGATCGACAACCTGCTGTCGACCTTCCCGGCGGTGTTCGAGCACCCGTCCTACCAGCAGAAGAAGGGCGCCATCGACCGCGCCTTCAACCAGCGCTACGACCGCGCCCTTGATGTGATCGAGCGGGCGTCGCTGGAAAAGGACGTGGCCCTGTACCGCGATGCCAGCAATGTCGCCTTCACCCCCATGAGCGAGGGCAAGGCCCTGGACGAAGCCGAGTTCGCCCAGTTGCCCGAGGAGGTGCGCGAGCGCTTCCACGAGGACATCGCCGAGCTCGAGGAGCGCCTCAACGAGGAGCTGGCCAGCCTGCCGCAATGGAAGCGTGAGTCGAACAACCAGCTGCGCCAGCTCAACGAGGAAACCATCACCCTGGCGTTGCAGCCGTTGCTGGCGCCCTTGTCGGAGAAATACGCCGAGAACGCCGCGGTCTGCGCCTACCTGCAGTCCATGCAGTTGAACCTGCTGCGCACCGTGGTCGAGCAACTGGTCGACGACAGCAAGCCCGACGCCGTGGCGCGCAAGATGCTCGAGGAGCAGTATGCGCCGAGCCTGGTGGTCGGCCACCACGCCAGCGGCGGTGCGCCGATGGTGTTCGAACCTCACCCGACCTACGACAACCTGTTCGGGCGCATCGAGTACAGCACCGACCAAGGCGCGCTCTACACCTCCTATCGCCAGCTGCGCCCGGGCGCGCTGCACCGCGCCAATGGCGGCTTCCTGATCCTGGAAGCGGAGAAGATGCTCGGCGAGCCGTTTGTCTGGGACGCCCTCAAGCGGGCCCTGCAGTCGCGCAAGCTGAAGATGGAGTCGCCCCTGGGCGAGCTGGGCCGGGTCGCGACGGTGACCCTCACGCCGCAGATGATCCCGCTCAACGTCAAGCTGGTGATCATCGGTTCGCGCCAGCTCTACTACGCCCTGCAGGACCACGACCCGGACTTCCAGGAGATGTTCCGGGTATTGGTGGACTTCGACGAAGACATGCCGCTGGTCGATGAGAACCTCGAGCAGTTCGCCCAGTTGCTGCGTACGCGCACCAACGAGGAAGGCATGGCGCCGTTGACGGGGGATGCGGTGGCGCGCCTGGCCACCTATAGCGCCCGCCTGGCAGAAAACCAGTCGCGCCTGTCGGCACGTATCGGCGATTTGTTCCAGTTGGTCAGCGAGGCGGACTTCATCCGTCAGTTGGCCAACGAGGAGATGACCGACGCCGGGCACATCGAGCGCGCTCTCAAGGCCAAGGCCACCCGCACCGGGCGCGTTTCCCAGCGGGTGCTCGACGATATGCTCGCCGGGATCATCCTGATCGACACCGAAGGCGCGGCCATCGGCAAGTGCAACGGCCTGACCGTGCTCGAAGTGGGCGATTCGGCGTTCGGCATGCCGGCACGTATCTCCGCCACCGTCTACCCGGGCGGTAGCGGCATCGTCGACATCGAGCGCGAGGTCAACCTGGGCCAGCCTATCCACTCCAAGGGCGTGATGATCCTCACCGGCTACCTGGGCAGCCGCTATGCCCAGGAATTCCCCCTGGCGATCTCGGCAAGCATCGCCCTGGAGCAGTCCTATGGCTATGTCGATGGCGACAGTGCCTCGCTCGGCGAAGTCTGCACCCTGATCTCGGCGCTGTCGCGCACCCCGCTCAAGCAGTGCTTCGCCATCACCGGGTCGATCAACCAGTTCGGCGAGGTGCAAGCGGTCGGTGGGGTCAACGAGAAGATCGAGGGCTTCTTCCGGCTCTGCGAAGCGCGCGGCCTGACCGGCGAGCAGGGGGTGATCATCCCCCGTGCCAACGTCGCTACGCTGATGCTCGATGAGCGCGTGCTGCAGGCCGTCGAGGCCGGGCGCTTCCATGTCTACGCCGTCAGCCAGGCCGATGAGGCCTTGAGCCTGCTGGTGGGCGAGGAAGCCGGTGCGCCGGACGAGAAGGGCCAGTTCCCCGAGGGCAGCGTCAACGCCCGGGTGGTGGAGCGTCTACGGGTGATCGCCGAGATGATCAGCGAAGAAGACGTCAAGGAAGCCGAGAAGGAACGCCTGGAGGAGGTGGTGGCCCAGGCCAACCCAGCCTGA
- a CDS encoding DUF6482 family protein, with amino-acid sequence MNLHQLNVEARAGHVDELNLIAIEGGDYLLEARVKGHAHPLADVRGERLRVHSVEDARSLLSAVPLLSMNLVHWSVQDEMCGMGTHPEEDLKVPISQRSAW; translated from the coding sequence ATGAACCTGCATCAGCTCAACGTCGAGGCCAGGGCCGGCCATGTCGATGAACTCAACCTCATCGCCATCGAAGGCGGCGACTACTTGCTCGAGGCCCGGGTAAAGGGGCACGCCCATCCGCTGGCCGATGTCCGTGGCGAACGGCTGCGGGTGCATTCGGTGGAGGATGCGCGCAGCCTGCTCAGTGCCGTGCCGCTGTTGTCCATGAACTTGGTGCACTGGTCCGTCCAGGACGAGATGTGCGGAATGGGCACGCACCCGGAAGAAGACCTGAAGGTGCCGATTTCCCAGCGTTCGGCCTGGTAG
- a CDS encoding zinc ribbon domain-containing protein YjdM: MSTLPPCPKCNSEYTYEDGTQLICPECAHEWSPNAEAEAGSDDVVKKDSVGNVLQDGDTVTVIKDLKVKGSSLVVKVGTKVKNIRLCDGDHDIDCKIDGIGAMKLKSEFVRKV, from the coding sequence GTGAGCACTTTGCCACCCTGCCCAAAATGCAACTCCGAATACACCTATGAGGATGGCACCCAACTGATTTGCCCCGAATGCGCCCATGAGTGGTCGCCCAACGCCGAAGCCGAGGCCGGCAGCGACGACGTGGTGAAGAAGGATTCGGTCGGCAACGTCCTGCAGGATGGCGACACCGTCACCGTGATCAAGGACCTCAAGGTCAAGGGCTCGTCCCTGGTGGTAAAGGTCGGCACCAAGGTCAAGAACATCCGCCTGTGCGACGGCGACCATGACATCGACTGCAAGATCGACGGCATCGGCGCCATGAAGCTGAAGTCGGAGTTCGTCCGCAAGGTCTGA
- a CDS encoding polyprenyl synthetase family protein, producing MQPQSFYRAVADDFSAVDEIIKKQLTSRVPLVSKIGDYITSAGGKRLRPLLVLLCGKALGREGDDLRLLAATIEFLHTATLLHDDVVDMSGMRRGRSTANALWGNAPSVLVGDFLYSRSFEMMVELGSMPVMQILSKATRVIAEGEVLQLSRVRDASTTEEVYMDVIRGKTAMLFEASTHSAAALAGASDEQREALRTFGDHLGVAFQLVDDLLDYKGDSQTLGKNVGDDLAEGKPTLPLIYTMREGTAEQAALVRQAIQKGGLEDLEQIRVAVEASGALDYTAQLARDYVKRAIECLEVLPASEYRDALVELSEFSVARTH from the coding sequence ATGCAACCCCAATCCTTCTACCGCGCGGTAGCTGACGATTTCAGCGCCGTCGACGAGATCATCAAGAAGCAGCTGACCTCGCGCGTGCCGCTGGTATCGAAGATCGGCGACTATATCACGTCCGCTGGCGGCAAGCGCCTGCGCCCGCTGCTGGTGCTGCTGTGCGGCAAGGCCCTGGGGCGCGAAGGCGACGACCTGCGCCTGCTGGCGGCGACCATCGAGTTCCTGCACACCGCCACCTTGCTGCACGACGACGTGGTCGACATGTCCGGCATGCGCCGTGGCCGCTCCACCGCCAACGCCCTGTGGGGCAATGCGCCGAGCGTGCTGGTGGGCGACTTCCTGTATTCGCGCTCGTTCGAGATGATGGTCGAGCTCGGCTCGATGCCAGTCATGCAGATCCTCTCCAAGGCCACCCGGGTGATCGCCGAGGGCGAAGTGCTACAGCTGTCGCGGGTACGCGACGCCAGCACCACCGAAGAGGTGTACATGGACGTGATCCGCGGCAAGACCGCGATGCTGTTCGAGGCCTCGACCCACAGCGCCGCTGCGCTGGCCGGTGCCAGCGACGAACAGCGCGAAGCCCTGCGCACCTTCGGCGACCACTTGGGCGTGGCCTTCCAGCTGGTCGACGACCTGCTGGACTACAAGGGCGACTCGCAGACCCTGGGCAAGAACGTCGGCGACGACCTGGCCGAAGGTAAACCGACCCTGCCGCTGATCTACACCATGCGCGAAGGCACCGCCGAGCAGGCTGCCCTGGTGCGCCAGGCGATCCAGAAGGGTGGCCTGGAGGACCTGGAGCAGATCCGCGTCGCCGTGGAAGCCTCCGGCGCCCTGGACTACACCGCCCAGTTGGCCCGCGACTACGTCAAGCGCGCCATCGAGTGCCTGGAAGTGCTGCCCGCCAGCGAATACCGCGATGCACTGGTCGAGCTGAGCGAGTTTTCGGTAGCCCGTACCCACTGA